One genomic region from Mycobacterium basiliense encodes:
- a CDS encoding aldo/keto reductase has product MTTALSSVPRTLTMGGDLVVNRLGYGAMHLTGPGMWGDPVDPDNAIALLRRAVELGITFIDTADSYGPGHNERIIRRALHPYPDDVVICTKGGLLRSGPKDWTREGDPYIVPLGRPEYLRQQVEVSLCNLGMDCIDLYQLHSIDPTVPVADQFGALVELQQQGKIRHIGVSGQPEVTAAELEAIGAYADIVAVENLFNIADRAGTGALRYAEEHDIAFIPWFPLGHGDLVGPDSPLNTIAAQFGVTPPQLALSWLLHVSPNTLLIPGTTSIAHLEQNLAAWNLQLSAADMTAITTAVDQSGVDVWRPTR; this is encoded by the coding sequence ATGACAACTGCACTCAGCTCAGTCCCCCGGACCCTAACAATGGGTGGCGATCTGGTCGTCAACCGACTTGGTTACGGTGCGATGCACCTGACCGGGCCCGGGATGTGGGGTGACCCGGTTGACCCGGACAACGCAATTGCGTTGCTGCGCCGCGCGGTCGAGCTCGGGATCACCTTCATCGATACCGCGGACTCTTACGGACCCGGTCACAATGAGCGGATCATTCGCCGTGCCCTGCACCCCTATCCAGATGACGTGGTCATATGTACCAAGGGCGGCTTGCTGCGGTCGGGGCCCAAAGATTGGACGAGGGAGGGTGATCCGTACATTGTCCCCCTCGGGCGCCCCGAATACCTGCGCCAACAGGTTGAGGTAAGTCTGTGCAATCTCGGCATGGACTGCATCGATCTGTATCAGCTGCACAGCATCGATCCCACCGTCCCGGTTGCAGATCAGTTTGGTGCACTCGTCGAACTGCAGCAGCAGGGCAAGATCCGCCACATCGGGGTGTCTGGTCAGCCGGAAGTGACCGCGGCCGAGCTGGAAGCAATCGGCGCATACGCCGACATCGTTGCGGTCGAGAACCTCTTTAACATTGCCGATCGGGCCGGCACTGGGGCGTTGCGATATGCCGAGGAACACGATATTGCCTTCATCCCATGGTTTCCGCTGGGACACGGTGACCTTGTCGGGCCGGACAGCCCCTTGAACACCATTGCGGCCCAGTTTGGGGTGACACCACCGCAGTTGGCGTTGTCATGGCTGCTTCATGTGTCCCCCAACACCCTGCTCATCCCGGGAACGACATCGATCGCGCACCTTGAACAGAATCTCGC
- a CDS encoding type III polyketide synthase — MPLPHRVDANKKRPGINGGPQTASETFELDDGSGSLGPILCRPAVHLPECVITLDQTLQLAENLHWDHPQYDLAVQLISNTGVLTRHLVQPIDVTLEHPGFEARNAVYVREAKARIPDVVSAALTNAQVSVDRIDAIVFVSCTGFTMPSLTAWMVNNLGFRSDVCQIPIAQLGCAAGGAAINRAHDYCVAHPGANVLIVACEFCSLCYQPTDISVGNLLSNGLFGDAVAAAVVRGDDGGFGLRIEHSGSRLVPDTEDWISYAVKATGFHFLLDKRVPRTMEQLAPVLAEIAAQRGWDASNLDFYVIHAGGPRILDDLSKYLHVPASSFGHSRATLTECGNIASAVVLDALRRQFETGDLSEGARGIIAGFGPGITAEVAIGRWAGVRQKPIERPLSSNLETNLA; from the coding sequence ATGCCACTGCCGCATCGTGTCGATGCCAATAAGAAGCGTCCGGGAATAAATGGTGGCCCACAGACTGCGTCGGAAACATTTGAACTCGACGACGGCTCCGGATCGCTTGGCCCGATCCTTTGTCGCCCCGCGGTTCATTTGCCGGAGTGCGTAATCACGCTTGATCAGACACTGCAGTTGGCCGAAAACCTGCACTGGGACCATCCGCAATACGATTTGGCTGTCCAGCTGATTAGCAACACTGGAGTACTCACCCGGCACCTGGTGCAGCCGATCGACGTGACGCTCGAGCATCCCGGTTTTGAGGCCCGCAATGCCGTCTATGTTCGTGAGGCGAAGGCGCGGATCCCCGATGTGGTGTCAGCGGCGTTGACGAACGCGCAGGTGTCAGTCGATCGCATCGATGCGATCGTGTTCGTGTCTTGCACCGGCTTCACCATGCCGTCGTTGACCGCGTGGATGGTCAATAATCTGGGCTTTCGTAGCGACGTGTGCCAGATCCCGATTGCGCAGCTGGGATGCGCCGCGGGCGGCGCCGCCATCAATCGGGCGCATGACTATTGTGTGGCGCACCCCGGTGCCAATGTGCTCATCGTGGCCTGCGAGTTCTGCTCATTGTGCTATCAACCAACTGACATCAGCGTGGGAAACCTGTTGTCGAATGGCCTCTTTGGTGATGCGGTCGCCGCCGCGGTTGTTCGAGGCGATGACGGTGGGTTCGGCTTGCGGATAGAGCACAGTGGATCACGTCTCGTTCCGGACACCGAGGACTGGATCTCGTACGCGGTGAAGGCGACTGGCTTCCACTTCCTCCTCGACAAGCGCGTTCCCCGGACCATGGAACAACTCGCGCCGGTGCTGGCCGAGATCGCCGCGCAGCGAGGCTGGGATGCGTCCAACTTGGACTTCTACGTTATTCACGCGGGCGGGCCACGTATCCTGGACGATCTCTCCAAGTATTTACATGTGCCGGCGAGCAGCTTCGGGCATAGCAGGGCCACCCTGACGGAATGCGGCAACATCGCCTCAGCGGTGGTGTTGGACGCGCTGCGACGTCAATTCGAGACGGGCGATCTCAGCGAAGGTGCCCGGGGAATAATCGCAGGTTTCGGCCCCGGTATCACCGCGGAGGTCGCAATTGGTAGGTGGGCTGGTGTCCGCCAGAAGCCGATCGAGCGACCGCTGTCAAGCAATCTAGAAACCAACCTGGCCTAA
- a CDS encoding cytochrome P450: protein MEAGERTNNPATAVITENAPTLSFEPYGAHAENPFEYFAWARAEAPISYHEMLGAWLITRYDDIVAITSDPTTFSSHDSLPTIPGRSLPTEAVIRGLDTLDPPDHTRLRQVVSRGFTPRRVALMAPMIQHIANDLIDGFQDSATDFVSAFAYPLPVAVILGMFGVPAEDQPRFLRWTTDLMGLNFVAEMPEQAMAAATSGVRAMHTYLHNLVADRQRSRGDDFIKELITPSGDPGVSITAEELVSLLISMIVAGYETTAELLGNLLYQLLIVPERLIALRDNHDLIPAAIEESLRYEAPVLGFLRTATRDTHLGGMSFPKGTKFLALYGSGNRDQAFCPGGDVFDLHRPRTGQHLSFGRGIHFCVGAPLARLEARIAFEILLSRLPGLKLADPDFRPRQNDFVLSRGLKTLPIAWSEKAPRHEPQ, encoded by the coding sequence ATGGAGGCCGGGGAAAGGACAAATAATCCAGCAACGGCGGTGATTACCGAGAATGCGCCGACACTGTCCTTCGAGCCGTACGGTGCGCATGCGGAGAACCCGTTCGAGTACTTTGCCTGGGCCCGCGCCGAGGCGCCGATTTCTTACCACGAGATGCTCGGTGCCTGGCTAATCACCCGGTACGACGACATCGTGGCGATCACCTCCGACCCGACGACCTTCTCCTCACACGACAGCCTGCCCACCATCCCGGGGCGCAGCCTCCCGACCGAGGCCGTCATCCGCGGGCTGGACACCTTGGACCCGCCCGATCACACCCGCCTGAGACAAGTGGTCAGCCGCGGCTTCACCCCCCGCAGAGTGGCACTGATGGCACCTATGATCCAGCACATCGCTAATGACTTGATCGACGGATTCCAGGACAGTGCAACAGATTTCGTTTCCGCTTTTGCCTATCCCCTACCCGTCGCAGTCATCTTGGGCATGTTTGGCGTCCCCGCGGAGGATCAGCCACGTTTCCTACGATGGACCACCGACCTGATGGGTCTCAATTTCGTCGCCGAGATGCCGGAGCAGGCAATGGCGGCGGCAACCTCCGGTGTGCGCGCCATGCATACTTACCTGCACAACTTGGTAGCAGATCGGCAGCGCAGCCGCGGCGACGACTTCATCAAAGAATTGATCACGCCCAGCGGCGATCCGGGAGTAAGCATCACCGCTGAAGAACTTGTGTCGCTGTTGATTTCGATGATCGTGGCAGGGTACGAGACGACCGCGGAGCTGTTGGGCAACCTGCTCTACCAACTGCTGATCGTTCCCGAGCGGCTGATCGCACTGCGGGACAACCACGACTTGATACCTGCTGCCATCGAGGAGTCACTGCGCTACGAGGCGCCCGTGCTCGGCTTTCTACGCACCGCCACCCGCGACACCCATCTTGGCGGCATGTCGTTTCCGAAAGGCACCAAGTTTCTGGCGCTGTACGGCTCGGGCAACCGAGACCAGGCGTTCTGCCCGGGCGGCGACGTATTCGATCTGCACCGCCCCCGCACCGGCCAACACCTCTCATTCGGCCGTGGGATCCATTTCTGCGTCGGGGCACCTCTGGCACGCCTGGAAGCCCGCATCGCCTTCGAAATACTGTTGTCGCGGCTACCGGGACTGAAGCTGGCCGACCCAGACTTCCGGCCACGCCAGAACGATTTCGTGCTGAGCCGCGGCCTCAAGACGTTGCCGATCGCATGGAGCGAAAAGGCACCCAGACACGAGCCCCAGTAG
- a CDS encoding alpha/beta fold hydrolase — MPTDLLTPRGGEGEPVVLVHGLMGRGTTWSRQLPWLTRLGAVYTYDAPWHRGRDVTDPYPISTERFVADLGAAVAGLGGPVRLVGHSMGALHSWCLAAERPELVSALVVEDMAPDFRGRTTGPWEPWLHALPVEFDSAERIFAEFGPVAGQYFLEAFDRTATGWRLHGHTARWIEIAAEWGGRDYWSQWRELRSPALLIEAGNSVTPPGQMREMAEINCVERYLRVPEAGHLVHDEAPGIYQRAVETFLTARNVG; from the coding sequence ATGCCCACCGATCTGTTGACTCCTCGCGGAGGCGAGGGTGAGCCGGTGGTCTTGGTGCATGGACTGATGGGCCGGGGGACCACGTGGTCGCGTCAGTTGCCGTGGCTGACCCGGTTGGGTGCCGTCTACACCTACGACGCGCCATGGCATCGCGGCCGCGACGTCACCGACCCATATCCGATCAGCACCGAACGCTTTGTCGCCGATCTGGGCGCGGCGGTGGCCGGGCTGGGGGGCCCGGTGAGGCTGGTCGGGCATTCCATGGGCGCCTTGCATTCGTGGTGTTTGGCCGCCGAGCGGCCCGAGCTGGTTTCGGCCCTGGTCGTCGAGGACATGGCGCCGGATTTTCGCGGCCGCACCACCGGTCCATGGGAGCCGTGGCTGCACGCACTTCCGGTGGAATTTGATTCCGCGGAACGGATATTCGCCGAATTCGGGCCGGTTGCCGGCCAGTACTTTTTGGAGGCATTCGACCGCACCGCCACCGGCTGGCGGCTGCACGGCCACACTGCACGCTGGATCGAGATCGCTGCCGAATGGGGCGGCCGTGACTATTGGTCGCAGTGGCGCGAGCTGCGCTCACCGGCCCTGCTCATCGAAGCTGGCAATTCGGTAACTCCACCAGGTCAGATGCGTGAGATGGCCGAAATAAATTGTGTCGAACGATATTTACGGGTTCCGGAAGCCGGGCACCTGGTACACGACGAAGCGCCCGGGATATACCAGCGCGCGGTCGAAACCTTTCTGACCGCGCGCAATGTTGGCTGA
- the mhuD gene encoding mycobilin-forming heme oxygenase MhuD: MPVVKINAIEVPADAGPELEKRFAHRAHAVENSPGFLGFQLLRPVRGEDRYFVVTHWESDEAFQAWANGPAKEAHAGHRANPVATGASLLEFEVVLDVASTDQAG, from the coding sequence ATGCCAGTGGTGAAGATCAACGCAATCGAGGTGCCCGCCGATGCCGGCCCCGAACTGGAGAAGCGTTTCGCCCACCGCGCACACGCGGTGGAGAATTCGCCGGGCTTCCTCGGCTTTCAGCTGCTACGTCCGGTCAGGGGAGAAGACCGTTACTTCGTGGTGACACACTGGGAGTCTGATGAAGCTTTTCAGGCCTGGGCGAACGGTCCCGCCAAAGAAGCCCATGCCGGTCATCGGGCCAACCCCGTGGCGACGGGCGCGTCGCTGCTGGAATTTGAGGTTGTCCTCGACGTTGCCAGTACTGACCAGGCTGGGTAG
- a CDS encoding serine hydrolase yields MGAAAALATTLASGCAQSPTPTAKAADPGHRIDTGTPPGLRAQQTVDMLNSDWPIGPVSVGTLAAPGQVDPVEHVMEELWWDRPFTVEGVDIGASVATLHLISSYGARQDIRIHTDDEGQVDRFDLETQPPSISSWRDVDAVLSKTGARYSYQVANVTNRSCDSVAGTNTRESLPLASIFKLYVLHAVAGAIKDGTVSWDDSLTVTTKSKAVGSSGLELAPGDHVSVRTAAEKMIATSDNMATDLLIGRLGTHAIEEALATAGHHDPASMTPFPTMYELFSVGWGRPDLREQWKQASQQDRAKLLEQANATPYQPDPTRAHTPASNYGAEWYGSAEDICRVHLALQADAVGPAAPVKKILSAVAGIQLDRNDWPYIGAKAGGLPGDLTFSWYAEDKTGRAWVVSFQLNWPRDHGPNVTAWMLQLAKQVFALVGPK; encoded by the coding sequence ATGGGCGCCGCCGCGGCGTTGGCCACCACCCTGGCTTCCGGCTGCGCGCAGTCCCCCACCCCGACCGCGAAAGCCGCCGACCCGGGGCATCGGATCGACACCGGAACCCCGCCCGGCCTCCGGGCGCAGCAGACCGTGGACATGCTCAACTCGGATTGGCCGATCGGTCCGGTCTCGGTGGGCACCCTGGCCGCGCCCGGCCAGGTCGACCCCGTCGAGCACGTCATGGAAGAGCTTTGGTGGGATCGCCCCTTCACGGTTGAGGGCGTCGACATCGGCGCCAGCGTGGCCACGCTTCACCTCATCTCGTCGTACGGCGCGCGGCAGGACATCCGGATCCACACCGACGATGAGGGCCAGGTCGACCGGTTCGACCTCGAGACACAGCCGCCGTCGATCAGCTCCTGGCGCGACGTCGACGCGGTGCTGAGCAAGACCGGCGCCCGTTACTCGTACCAGGTTGCCAATGTGACCAACCGGAGCTGCGACTCGGTCGCCGGCACCAACACCCGCGAATCCCTGCCGCTGGCATCGATTTTCAAGCTGTACGTGCTGCATGCTGTGGCCGGCGCGATCAAAGACGGCACGGTGTCCTGGGATGATTCGCTGACCGTGACCACCAAGAGCAAAGCCGTAGGCTCCTCGGGCCTGGAACTTGCTCCCGGGGACCACGTTTCGGTTCGCACCGCCGCCGAGAAGATGATAGCCACCAGCGACAACATGGCCACCGACTTGCTCATCGGCCGGCTGGGCACCCATGCCATCGAAGAAGCGCTGGCCACCGCCGGCCATCACGATCCGGCCAGCATGACTCCGTTCCCCACGATGTATGAGCTGTTCTCCGTCGGCTGGGGCCGACCCGACCTACGGGAACAATGGAAGCAGGCGTCGCAACAGGATCGCGCCAAGTTGCTGGAGCAGGCGAATGCCACACCCTACCAACCGGATCCGACGCGGGCCCACACTCCTGCCTCCAACTATGGCGCAGAGTGGTACGGCAGCGCCGAGGACATCTGTCGGGTGCACCTGGCGTTGCAAGCCGATGCGGTCGGTCCGGCCGCACCCGTTAAAAAGATCCTGTCGGCCGTCGCGGGTATCCAGCTGGACCGCAATGATTGGCCCTACATCGGCGCGAAAGCCGGTGGCCTGCCAGGTGATCTGACCTTCAGTTGGTACGCCGAAGACAAGACGGGACGCGCCTGGGTGGTCAGCTTTCAGCTGAACTGGCCCCGCGACCATGGACCCAACGTGACCGCGTGGATGCTCCAGCTCGCAAAACAGGTGTTCGCGTTGGTGGGTCCCAAATAG
- the uppS gene encoding polyprenyl diphosphate synthase yields MAFVLDGNRRWAAKRGLSSEEGHLAGGKVAFQRVRDACEFGIEQLTLFVFSTENSARSVTEIANLMNIFAAALDRGIVEWAPLGIRLRLMGSRQGLPQAVLDAVDRAEAAMADNDGMDLFIALNYGGRQEVLNAAQHYSGGGEAEFERLLYAPEMRDLDLIIRTGGDRRLSNSFLWHSAYAELLFVDEPWPEFTRERFELALADFAQRVRTYGSSHRQPDTLETRSGMTDMA; encoded by the coding sequence GTGGCCTTTGTTTTGGACGGGAACCGTCGCTGGGCCGCGAAGCGCGGACTCTCGTCGGAGGAAGGCCACCTGGCCGGCGGAAAGGTCGCGTTTCAACGGGTTCGCGACGCATGCGAGTTCGGCATCGAGCAGCTAACGCTATTCGTTTTCTCGACGGAGAATTCGGCTCGTTCCGTCACAGAAATCGCCAATCTTATGAATATCTTTGCCGCCGCCCTGGATCGCGGAATCGTGGAGTGGGCGCCCCTGGGAATTCGGCTGCGATTGATGGGTTCGCGCCAGGGGCTACCCCAGGCGGTATTGGACGCCGTGGACCGCGCCGAGGCGGCCATGGCGGACAACGATGGGATGGATCTGTTCATTGCGCTCAACTACGGGGGGCGTCAAGAGGTGCTCAACGCCGCACAGCACTACTCCGGCGGCGGCGAAGCGGAGTTCGAGCGATTGCTCTACGCTCCCGAAATGCGCGACCTCGATCTGATCATTCGAACCGGGGGCGACCGGCGCCTGTCCAACAGTTTTCTTTGGCACTCGGCTTATGCCGAATTACTGTTCGTCGACGAGCCGTGGCCCGAATTCACCCGCGAACGCTTCGAATTGGCGCTGGCAGACTTCGCACAGCGGGTGCGTACTTATGGCAGCTCTCACCGCCAACCGGACACCCTGGAAACCCGCTCGGGCATGACTGACATGGCCTGA
- a CDS encoding MFS transporter → MNSGSVRPKIVLGVIVLGSFTAAIDLTIVNVALPTLSVVFQASNAELQWIVDAYAITAAGLLLAAGNLGDRYGRRGWLSIGLAIVAASSVVAASVSTAQAVIAARAVMGVGAAIIFPTSLALVANIFGDSTHRARAIGVWSAVTGIAVVSGPILGGWLIAHFSVVSIFWVNVPIALVAIVGANIFVPTSRNPDRPPIDLPGLVVSTIGVSVLTYTLIEAPNIGWASTKTAAGFAISAVLLAVFLWLERRTWHPTVDLSIFANRRFSGGTVAITCGYLVMCGFIFVATQYLQLVAAYSAFDTGVRLVPLAISYSCISIVAPRSVERMGTTAVVVGGLVIVAVAVAWAGGFDAGTSYWVIAAAMAALGGGLGLTMTPAGEAVMGSLSPAAAGVGMAVTGVARQLGGCLGVAIVGSVFASVYMRSMKSSDALRDVDPAARAAMRRSMAAAGQVLDQLPVHEAPGIRHAVESAFLESLEISCLACAAFAVLGAVVVAVLLPARGTGRADVTMPVTAAASEVP, encoded by the coding sequence ATGAACAGCGGCAGCGTCCGTCCGAAGATCGTGCTGGGTGTCATCGTTCTGGGTAGTTTCACCGCCGCTATCGATTTGACCATCGTCAATGTTGCGCTGCCCACGTTGTCTGTTGTGTTTCAGGCGAGCAATGCCGAGCTGCAATGGATTGTCGATGCGTATGCGATTACCGCGGCCGGATTACTCTTGGCAGCAGGCAATCTGGGTGATCGCTACGGCAGGCGCGGGTGGCTCAGCATCGGGCTCGCTATTGTCGCCGCCTCGTCTGTGGTGGCCGCCAGCGTCAGCACGGCGCAAGCGGTCATCGCGGCGCGTGCGGTGATGGGAGTCGGTGCCGCGATCATTTTTCCGACCTCGTTGGCGTTGGTGGCAAATATCTTCGGTGATTCGACGCACCGAGCCAGAGCAATCGGAGTCTGGTCAGCGGTCACTGGCATTGCGGTGGTGAGCGGGCCGATTCTGGGCGGATGGCTCATAGCGCATTTTTCGGTGGTCTCGATCTTCTGGGTCAACGTGCCGATCGCACTCGTTGCCATCGTCGGTGCGAACATTTTCGTACCCACCTCGCGTAACCCAGATCGCCCACCCATTGATCTACCGGGTTTGGTCGTGTCCACAATTGGTGTGAGCGTCTTGACCTACACGCTCATCGAGGCACCTAACATCGGCTGGGCCAGTACGAAAACCGCTGCCGGTTTCGCGATATCGGCGGTCTTGCTCGCGGTGTTTCTCTGGTTGGAACGACGCACGTGGCACCCAACCGTTGATCTGTCGATTTTTGCGAATCGCCGGTTCTCCGGGGGGACCGTCGCGATCACCTGCGGCTATCTGGTGATGTGCGGCTTCATCTTCGTGGCCACGCAGTACCTCCAGCTTGTCGCTGCGTACAGTGCATTCGACACTGGGGTGCGATTGGTACCGCTTGCGATTTCCTATTCGTGTATCAGCATCGTGGCTCCGCGGAGTGTCGAACGGATGGGCACCACCGCTGTGGTTGTCGGTGGACTTGTGATCGTGGCGGTCGCGGTGGCTTGGGCGGGTGGCTTCGACGCCGGTACATCGTATTGGGTGATTGCAGCGGCGATGGCCGCACTCGGTGGCGGGCTCGGCCTCACGATGACCCCGGCCGGTGAGGCCGTCATGGGCTCGCTGAGCCCGGCGGCCGCCGGTGTCGGTATGGCGGTGACCGGGGTTGCCCGCCAGCTCGGAGGCTGTCTGGGTGTGGCGATCGTGGGCAGCGTTTTCGCGTCGGTTTACATGCGGTCGATGAAGAGTAGTGACGCGTTGCGTGACGTCGACCCCGCGGCGCGCGCCGCGATGCGCCGATCGATGGCCGCTGCTGGCCAGGTTCTTGACCAGCTCCCGGTCCACGAAGCGCCCGGGATTCGCCACGCTGTCGAATCGGCGTTCCTGGAAAGTTTGGAAATCAGTTGCCTGGCTTGCGCGGCGTTCGCGGTGCTCGGCGCTGTCGTGGTCGCCGTGCTGTTGCCTGCGCGCGGTACGGGGCGCGCCGACGTGACGATGCCTGTGACCGCCGCGGCTAGCGAAGTTCCGTAA
- a CDS encoding polyprenyl synthetase family protein encodes MIDSVPPEVRRCAGFHFGWWEADGRETSARHGKAIRPALTVSCARAAGGTKDAAIPAAVAVELLHDFSLLHDDIMDGDVTRRHRPAAWVEFGVPMAILTGDALLTLALDLVHEGPSGAALREAALELCAGQSADLTFEHRTGVRLSECLRMAQQKTGSLFGVACQLGALSAGTGNRIAERYTQFGRHLGLVFQLVDDILGIWGHEAATGKPVCSDLKSRKKSLPVVAALSSGTAAGARLEALLGSGDVLDDDALAHAAELIEDAGGRTWAEAEALRHRALALDALAAAEPEPAAADDLLALVELMTVRVS; translated from the coding sequence GTGATTGACAGTGTCCCGCCCGAGGTGCGGCGTTGCGCGGGGTTTCATTTCGGGTGGTGGGAAGCCGATGGACGCGAAACTTCGGCGCGCCATGGCAAGGCGATTCGGCCCGCTCTGACGGTTAGCTGTGCGCGTGCAGCGGGTGGGACCAAGGATGCTGCGATTCCAGCTGCGGTAGCGGTCGAATTGTTACACGACTTTTCGTTATTGCACGACGACATCATGGATGGTGATGTAACCAGGCGGCATCGCCCCGCGGCGTGGGTGGAATTCGGCGTACCGATGGCGATCCTCACCGGTGACGCGCTGCTGACACTGGCGTTGGACTTGGTTCACGAGGGGCCATCGGGGGCAGCGCTGCGCGAAGCTGCGCTAGAGTTGTGCGCCGGTCAATCCGCCGACCTCACCTTTGAGCATCGCACGGGAGTGCGGCTGTCTGAGTGTCTTCGCATGGCACAACAGAAGACGGGTTCCCTGTTTGGCGTGGCGTGTCAGCTGGGTGCGCTCTCGGCCGGGACCGGCAACCGCATCGCCGAGCGCTACACACAGTTCGGACGTCACCTGGGCCTCGTCTTTCAGCTGGTCGACGACATTCTTGGCATCTGGGGCCACGAAGCGGCTACCGGCAAACCTGTTTGCTCCGATCTCAAGTCGAGGAAGAAGTCTTTGCCGGTGGTAGCCGCTTTGTCCTCTGGAACGGCTGCGGGGGCAAGGCTGGAAGCGCTACTTGGAAGTGGTGACGTCCTGGATGATGACGCGTTGGCGCACGCCGCCGAACTGATTGAGGATGCGGGCGGTCGCACCTGGGCCGAAGCCGAGGCACTGCGTCATCGAGCCCTGGCCCTTGATGCTCTGGCCGCCGCCGAGCCGGAGCCGGCAGCGGCGGATGACTTGCTGGCATTGGTTGAGCTGATGACCGTGCGGGTTTCCTGA
- a CDS encoding histidine phosphatase family protein, protein MTDSVRLTLISHAMTDAMSAGRFPADEPLSATGRRQAQMVADVVVGPGAIQLAGPELRARETAELLGLHARTDPSLTDLDCGRWRGLNLRDVCPGQLQVWLTDPVQAPHGGESILDLIARVAGWLESVANAAGQTVAVTHPAVIRAATLLALGSPAESFWRIDIAPVGRTVMRFRDHRWTVRL, encoded by the coding sequence ATGACCGATTCGGTCCGGCTGACTCTGATATCGCATGCGATGACCGACGCCATGTCGGCTGGGCGTTTCCCCGCTGACGAGCCGCTGAGCGCCACCGGTCGCCGCCAGGCCCAAATGGTCGCCGACGTTGTCGTGGGACCCGGAGCCATCCAGCTCGCCGGACCCGAGCTGCGCGCTCGGGAAACCGCGGAGTTGTTGGGCCTGCACGCCCGGACTGATCCATCGCTGACCGACCTCGACTGCGGCCGATGGCGCGGGTTGAATCTCCGAGATGTCTGCCCCGGACAACTCCAGGTGTGGTTGACCGATCCGGTGCAGGCCCCGCACGGCGGTGAGTCGATCCTCGACTTGATCGCCCGGGTAGCCGGATGGTTGGAGTCGGTGGCCAATGCCGCGGGACAGACCGTGGCCGTCACGCATCCCGCCGTGATTCGCGCGGCGACCCTTTTGGCGCTGGGCAGTCCCGCGGAATCGTTCTGGCGCATCGACATTGCGCCGGTCGGCCGCACCGTCATGCGTTTTCGAGACCATCGGTGGACGGTTCGGCTTTAG
- a CDS encoding CbtA family protein encodes MEKRLILRGLVAGASGGLLAFVFARVLAEPLVDRAVSYEHGRSEAAHAEGVHEHGVELFTRGVQGNAGLGFGTLLFGIAMGALFAVLFCVAYGRTGSVEPQRLSLRLAAGTFLAVYLVPFVKYPPNPPAVGQADSIGSRTLWYLVMVLMSVALAIAAAWLARQLASRLGTFTGGLIAGSFYIVMVALVMLVLPSVDETPAPMRDAAGTIIYPGFPADVLYEFRLVALGTQLVMWLTVGVVFAALADRLLGERESGRVARTAA; translated from the coding sequence ATGGAAAAGCGTCTGATATTACGCGGTCTAGTGGCGGGCGCATCGGGCGGCCTGCTGGCGTTTGTGTTCGCCCGGGTGCTCGCCGAACCGCTGGTAGATAGGGCAGTTTCCTATGAGCACGGTCGCTCCGAAGCCGCGCATGCCGAGGGCGTGCATGAGCACGGCGTCGAATTGTTTACCCGGGGTGTGCAGGGAAACGCCGGATTGGGTTTCGGGACGTTGCTTTTCGGCATCGCGATGGGTGCGCTGTTCGCCGTGTTGTTCTGTGTCGCCTACGGACGGACGGGAAGTGTAGAACCACAGCGCCTTTCGCTTCGGTTGGCGGCTGGCACCTTCCTGGCGGTGTACCTGGTGCCGTTCGTGAAGTATCCGCCCAACCCGCCGGCCGTCGGCCAGGCCGACAGCATCGGATCTCGCACGCTGTGGTACCTGGTCATGGTTTTGATGTCGGTGGCGTTGGCGATTGCTGCCGCGTGGCTGGCCCGCCAGTTGGCAAGCCGCCTGGGCACATTCACCGGAGGCCTGATTGCCGGCAGTTTCTACATCGTGATGGTCGCTCTGGTCATGTTGGTGCTGCCGTCCGTGGACGAGACCCCTGCGCCGATGCGCGACGCCGCGGGCACCATCATCTATCCCGGCTTTCCCGCCGATGTTCTCTATGAGTTCCGGCTGGTTGCGTTGGGTACGCAATTGGTGATGTGGCTGACTGTCGGAGTGGTTTTCGCCGCGCTCGCGGATAGGTTGCTGGGTGAGCGGGAGTCGGGACGGGTGGCGCGCACTGCGGCGTGA
- a CDS encoding CbtB domain-containing protein — protein MANSQITQVRPVDLTAATAALWLAGTAFLALLVLYFVGIDQGAVSVFGSDTHVHEFFHDARHLLGFPCH, from the coding sequence GTGGCGAATTCCCAGATAACCCAGGTCAGGCCGGTTGATCTAACGGCGGCTACGGCCGCGTTGTGGCTAGCCGGGACCGCCTTCCTGGCGTTGTTGGTGCTGTACTTCGTCGGCATCGACCAAGGTGCGGTCTCGGTCTTCGGCAGCGACACTCACGTGCATGAGTTTTTCCATGACGCAAGGCATCTGCTCGGGTTCCCCTGCCACTGA